In Opitutus sp. ER46, the following are encoded in one genomic region:
- a CDS encoding glycosyltransferase family 2 protein produces the protein MADPLPTVAIVIPVFNEEPVLPELLRRLDAVMTGTPGATWRAVFVNDGSRDRSVTLLKAAAAGDARLTVVELSRNFGHQPALAAGIAEAGDADAVVTMDADLQDPPELIPELLARWQGGADVVLAVRRSRQEHGVRRLGFDLFHRMFQRLSDLPVPRNTGTFGLLGRAALGAYNRLPERHRFFPGLRAWVGFETAEVLYDRQDRAAGKPTQTFAGLMRYALDAIFSFSRLPLRLLTYAGIFISSCGFALGLFFVCKRLLGIETASTGFTTLVTLTLFLGGIQLIGIGILGEYLGRIYDEVKQRPLYVVKPRSPARSRHEP, from the coding sequence ATGGCTGACCCTCTGCCGACCGTCGCGATCGTCATTCCCGTCTTCAATGAGGAGCCGGTGCTCCCGGAACTCCTGCGTCGACTCGATGCGGTGATGACGGGAACCCCCGGCGCAACCTGGCGCGCGGTCTTCGTGAACGACGGCAGCCGGGACCGCTCCGTGACGCTGCTCAAGGCGGCGGCCGCCGGCGACGCCCGCCTCACGGTCGTCGAGCTCTCGCGCAACTTCGGTCACCAGCCCGCGCTCGCGGCGGGCATTGCCGAAGCGGGCGACGCCGATGCGGTGGTCACGATGGATGCCGATCTGCAGGACCCGCCGGAACTGATTCCCGAGCTGCTCGCTCGCTGGCAGGGAGGCGCCGACGTCGTGCTCGCGGTCCGGCGTTCGCGCCAGGAACACGGGGTGCGCCGTCTCGGCTTCGATCTGTTTCACCGGATGTTCCAGCGGCTTTCCGACCTGCCGGTGCCGCGCAACACCGGCACGTTCGGGCTGCTGGGCCGCGCCGCACTCGGCGCGTACAACCGCCTGCCGGAGCGGCATCGCTTCTTCCCGGGCCTGCGGGCCTGGGTGGGTTTCGAAACCGCCGAGGTGCTGTACGACCGGCAGGATCGCGCCGCGGGCAAACCCACGCAGACGTTTGCGGGGCTGATGCGCTACGCGCTCGATGCGATTTTCAGCTTCTCGCGACTGCCGCTCCGCCTGCTGACTTACGCCGGCATCTTCATCAGTTCCTGCGGCTTCGCGCTCGGCCTGTTCTTCGTCTGCAAGCGCCTGCTGGGAATCGAAACCGCGAGCACGGGCTTCACCACGCTGGTCACCCTCACGCTCTTCCTTGGCGGCATCCAGCTGATCGGCATCGGCATCCTGGGCGAATACCTCGGCCGGATCTACGACGAAGTGAAGCAGCGGCCGCTCTATGTCGTGAAGCCCCGGTCGCC